A region of the Tepidisphaeraceae bacterium genome:
GACGGCGCCTTGGTCAGATCGATGTTGTTGGCGATCGCGTCGATGATGAGATTGATGTTGCGCCCGTGCAGCGCGCTGACGCCGATCGGTGTACCCAAGCCCAATCGAGCGAAGTCAGCCAGGTTCGGATCTACCTTGGCGTTGTCGGCCTTGTTGGCGACCAAGACCGTCTTGATGTTCTTCCGCCGCAGCAGGTTGGCTACCTCTTGGTCGGCCCCGGTGAGACCTTCCTCGGCATCGACAATGAACATGCACAGCTCGGCCCGCGTCATTGCAAGCTCAATCTGGTGCTTGATGTGCTCGGTCAGTTCGTCGGGGTCAACGAAACCATATCCGCCGGTATCTACGAGGTTTACGTACTTCCCATGAACCTCCAGCGGCATTTCGATGCGGTCACGGGTCACGCCGGGCATGTCCTGGACGATGCTGATTCGGATCTTGGACAGCGCGTTGAGCAGTGAACTTTTGCCGACGTTGGGTCGGCCGACGATTGCAACCATGGGGAGACGCATTCGGACGATTGTAGTGCAGCGCAACCAAATAGATCAGTGGCCCGCGCGCAGAATTTTGTTTGCGTAACTTCTATTTCCATTTGCCCGGGTTCAAAACCGCTTCATACTTCCTGTTTACGGGGACCCGTTTCCTCTCATGCGCACCGGCCTTGCCACTTAACTGGCAAGGCTCCTCGGGCGCTTGCAGAACGCCAGTCCCCGTCACATTTCGCGAACAGAGAGGAGCCATCCCATGACACAGATTCAAGACGTTCTGGCGCGCAAGGGGTTTGAGGTTCACACGATCGGTTCGTGCGAGACGGTGCTGGCGGCCACGCAGATGATGAGCGACCGCAGGATCGGCGGCATGGTGGTAATGGATGACGGTCGAATCGTCGGCATGTTCACCGAGCGCGACGTCCTACGCCGGGTGGTCGCCGCAAGACGAGATCCGCAGTTTACCTACGTCGGTGAGGTGATGACCCGCGACGTGTTTCACGTGCCGCCGACGGCATCGTTGGAGCAGGTGAGTTCCGTGATGAAAGCCCACCGCGTGCGGCACGTGCCGGTGGTGAGCGATGAAGGCGATCTGATGGGCATCGTCTCCATGCGCGATCTAAGCAGCTACACCGCCGAGCCGCATCGGATCAGCGCGTACGCCTGGGGCGAATCACTCGTCGCGGCTAGCGCGTAGGATGGAAACGATCTGGTCCCTCTCCCGTGCGTACACGGGTGAGGGACCAGACGCAGGTTGCTTCTCACTTCGATTTCCCGCCCAGCTTCTCCTGAATCTTCCCGACGACGCCTTGGGCCTTGCCCTTGGCTTGCTGGCTCGAGTCGCCCTTGATGGCGCCGACCACGTCGTTCACTTTGCCTTTGACCTTTTTCGACTTACCGGCCGCTACGTCTTCTCGTCCCATTGGAGCTCCTTTGTAAAGGTGAAGGTAACAGAGCAATAGCAGTGCCAAACAAGACAATGCGCGACATGATTTGGGAACGGGATCCGTGCAAGGTGCACCGGTGAGCTGGCCGGGCGTGCGGGAGCGAAAGACGACGTTTCTACCGACCGACAAAGCGTGCCATCAGCTGTTCGCGGCCATGCACGCCGAGTTGCTGATAGATCGCCTGCACGTATTCGCGAATCGTGTGGACGCTGAGATCAAGCTCGCGCGCGATGGTCTTCGGGTTCTTGCCCGATAGCAACCGGTCCAACACCTGCTGCAGGCGTGGCGAGAGTTGAACGTCGCGCTGGGGATAGAGCGCCAAATGGCCGCGCTCGATCAGTCCGCGGATCTCCTGTATGGCCAGCCGAGCCAGTAACGGATCGCTCGGCCTCGATGGGCGATCGCCACGACTGCGGTGCAACG
Encoded here:
- a CDS encoding CBS domain-containing protein → MTQIQDVLARKGFEVHTIGSCETVLAATQMMSDRRIGGMVVMDDGRIVGMFTERDVLRRVVAARRDPQFTYVGEVMTRDVFHVPPTASLEQVSSVMKAHRVRHVPVVSDEGDLMGIVSMRDLSSYTAEPHRISAYAWGESLVAASA